CAGATAATCGATCTTGTGAAATAAATTTAATTGTATTTTTCAAGCCGTCAATTATTTTATAGAGATAAAGTTATCTGTTCCTTTCTTAAAAGATACAAATATTAAACTTGAACGAATAACGTATCTGTTTCTttattttgtagagagagaaatattgatACAGACAAtgttatttgttatttttttttgaagatactATAAATAGATTACCATATATAACATTATCTGATGTTTAGtttcaaaaaagaacaaatagatTGAtatagataatgttatctatTTGCTTTATCAGAAGATACAAGCAATAAATTAACACATATAACATTAGCTGGTGCTTTACTTTGATGAGAGAAAAAGAATATAGTgacacatataacattatatgttattttttaaatgaCACAAAGAATATATTAAGACATATATCATTATCTATTACTTTgttttgaagaaagaaaaaagtaaattagcaaaaataacattatttgttgttttttcacATACTACTTTATATTTTACAAGATCGATTATCTGGGTGTTCGGGGAAAAAAAGTGTGAAAGCCCACCTCTTGGGtaagtcccacatcgggaaCTTTAGAAAGTGTGAAATGGTATATAATGGATTCCGACCAGCTATtttataacttgaggttaacctttgagccacgtggttaggcgaaTGATTAGCAGGTCAGCTGACGCGAGTCGTTACAATTGGTATTAGAGCACAACCCTGGTCCACATGTTgggggccacctctagaatTTGATACGAACACAATGATTGTGCTGTACAGAACTAAGTGACACACTAGGGTCACCAGGGGAAGGTTGCTGGGCCAATGACGTTGCCAGCCTAAGTGGGGGAGATTGTGATAGCCCACCTCTTAGGTAAGTCCCACATTGGGAACTTTAGAAAGTGTGAAATGGTATATAATGGATTTCGACCAGCTATTGTATAACTTGAGGCACGTGATTAGGCGAATGATTAGCATGTTAGCTGGCGCAGATCGTTACATTTACGGACCATAACAATTATGGTGTTGAATACCATACCATATATGGTACCATTTCTGCTATTAGTATGATATGTACCCATAACGGTAAAATAACAGGTACCATTTTCGGATTCCTTGTTAAAAATTTGTAGTTTTAAACTAAACATTATTTCCATAGAACAATGTTACAATACTAGTATATGTTTGTACTCCCTTCGTCGCTAAATGAATGTCTTGCGCACAAACCTAAAcctttaaaaatatgcatttttctttaaaaaaaaaaatcacaaatcaatagatatcaaCGAATTCTTTAAGGGGGAATTTAATTAGCCATCCTTTTTACCatacttatttaggtgttcatcctaatgtgtttaaatacttatctttccatcctcaaattcaattaaatcctaaactaccctttctttctcctaattttttaaatctttcatttcttttttatcttttctaattatctcaattctttctcctctttcaaacatttctctcacctaattttttgaattttttctctcttaatcttctctctcatatttttattCCCCTAAAATCTGAAAAGAAAACATGACTCTTACAAAAACAAATGTGTAAGTCGGAAAATATGGCAAAACACGATCAATTCACAAAACATGGCAATACCTGATcaaggtagatgaacaaaataagatcaattaaaaaacatgacaaaattgaaaaatatggcAAGTTTCGAGAAGTATAGGTTTTGATCgagatagatgaacaaaacatgattaaaTCAGAAAACATAACAAGTTTTGAGAAATATAGGTTtcaatcgaggtagatgaacaaaacatcatcaattcacaaacatgacaaaaattgaaaaacatacaccgaaataaaaaatcataacaaaatttgaaataatcGAAACACATACaccgaaatcatgacaaaaaatAGTGGCTTATCCACCGGTCTTCGAAATAGTGGGCGTGATGCTGGAACTAATTTAGTACAGGGGCGGTGAGTTGGATGTGATCTCAGGAGGGCGAGTTCTCACAATCAACGGGTTAAAATATGACGATGGTAAATGTTTGTCTTCGACTACGGAACCATCgcttattttgaaaaacaaaatcatgCCATCTGTCACTTATAGAGCAATTAATCGCTCGAGCGACGTGGGCCATCCATGGTTCGTCGAAGAACCAGGAGCATCGGCGACGGAGGTAACGGCGGAGTACAGGAGGTtggcggggagagagagagagagagagagagagagagagagagagagagagagagagagatgctgaATGGGAGAAGGATGGATTAGTTGGACAACTTGACTTTGTACGGGTACCAGTTGGTATTGGGGTGTTGGGCATATACCACACTTGGCTTATACTTATCATAAGGGCGCAATCCTAGGAGATGCCGAGAGCCGTCGCCAGTGGGTCTTCTCCATAATCGGGATAATCgggagagataaagagagattGGGGGATTTGAAACTTTAGTGGCCTATAGTTAaggattaaaataaaaatattctatacataatatatataataatataaggATAGGGGTATAATGGGGCAACAATGTATTTTAAGGATGagaacataagtatttaaaacCTCTATGAtagacacctaaataagtctagtaggtaggatgcctatttaatttcttcttctttaagttatgaaaaaattgactttttaaaagaaaaaaagacatttCTAAAGACCTAGGTTTTCGCGTCggaatttatttagagatggaGGGAATATAAAACGTTCAAAAACCAAGGATCTAATACTCCAATTGAAATTCatcagataaaaaaaagttgaaataaTGTAAAGAAAATAACACAGAATCTGGTGCCGTGTAATGTAACTAGTAAAAGGCCGATGCATTATAACTACTGTTCCTCCTAACCTTTTTCTGTTCTGTTCCTCAGTTCCGGTTTTGTGCGTGTTGGATAGggttgtaaatgaactgagccattcgcgaactgtttgAGGCTCgattcggtaagagctcgttcgagttcgattcgtccgCTAAatgaactgaacctgaacctcaattctaggctcgttccgtaaatgagctgaacctgagcctaacggtattcggctcggttaggttcgcgaacctatacttaaatttaattaataattcaataggggtctatttgtaaatgtaaatttttttaaggttgtatatataattcaatacttatttttctcctaaattctatacgatcaatgagagagtttgggttcgtttgagtttaatgagcggagctgaatcaaacctgagtcttgacgagctcaattcgagcttagattcggcttgGCTCgacgattcatttgagtttaacgagccaaattcgagccaagatgttcaagatCTAATTGAACCTGagctgaatccaagccgaactcgagccagactagtatcttaacgaacccaaccgagccgaacccgagccttgaaaaattttgacgagccaaactcgagccaagttgttcaggctcgaatcgaactcgagccgaacccgagcagAACTCATATCTTAATGAACCCGAGCaaaacttaacagggttcggctcgattcggttcgtttacagccctagtgtTGGAGGGTATTTTAAGAAAGCGGGGTGTAAATGGACCTCCGGCTGTATATAATGTATTGATGGACTAATAATTATCTTTTCCATCCTTGTAGTATGTCCTTCTCGCCGAAGCTCCCATTTGATTTggatgagagaggagagagagagagaggaaactaCGGATGAGACAGAGAGGGAGGGACCACTTGTTGGGAGGGGGAGACAGAGGAGAGAGGGGATGATTTCTAAATGTGCATGCGCGTGtgagggaaagagagaaaagagggagagagtcTCCAGCTGGGCGTGCGTGGGTAGGGGATGgggataatttttaaaaaaaaatggggaacggataggggatgggtatgagtcccgccccgccccgccccgtttgtgtgtgtgtgtgtgtgtgtgtgtgtgtgtgtgtgtatatatatatatatatatatatatatatataaaataaataagttatatacataaatgaaaattatataggagtactatatatacataagtgaggaagaaagaaagaaactaaatctcactgtcaattaacatagaagtaattgaattcacttaccacggataaaagattagtagaaaaaagagctcaaatcgatagttctagtcagataaatattgttcacgttTGATAAATATTGTTTACGTCTGAAACTCATGAAATAGCGTCCTGTTGAGAGATTAAAAAACGAAGCTTTAAAGAGTTTTgcgtgtgttgtttgttcttggcgTCTTGTTGCAAGAGGGATACCAGATTAAGAATATCGATTTTGCCTGTGGTTCCAGttggatccccgattccccacggggatccccgttccccgtttgggaaggggatggagggtaaaaataattctCCAGTGCGAATCGGGGAGGGGATGGGAATGGATTTGgattcggggatcggggacggagatagtggtatccaccccctacccgcCCCGTTGCCAACCCTATGCGTGGGGAAGGACTTGGTGGAAAAAGTAATTATGCTCATTTGTGCACAAGGATCCGGTGGAGCACAATCCACGCACACCGGACAGGCCGGGAAGAAGGAAGCCCATATATACATAAGATACGTCCAAATCATGAATAATCTTAGGCGATTGGATTCACCtatccaagtttttttttttttttttccccttaagaaaactttaaaattctgaaaattcaATGTCTAACCAACTGGCACTCTCCGGGCTCTCCACATGAAAAGTAATTTGGTAACAGTAGCAACTAGCAGTGAACCCGTGCAATGAGCGgatatgataaaaataaaataagcaagAGAAGGTTTTTCCGCATGATAAATCTTTCTATGTTTCAATTCGAATACGCACGGGAActaaatgaaaataagaaacttTTTGACGAAGTGTTTGATGTATCACAAAAGATCTACATATatctttgaaaaacaaaaacatttgaTTAACAATTAATATGCGTGGATTAATCAATTCTGGGggatttgttttgtgttttaatTGGTGTTGATTTGTGAAATAAGTGTGTTGCTTTCTACTATGATATAACTGTAAACTTAAATGGAATGAGGaattaaaaaatcaagattATATAATATTCTCTGGGGTTAGCAATCATATAAAATTACCTCGAGAAATCTCTTTTTAGGAAGAAAGATACTCCTACGATtaagatacatttttttttttcagtttagaaaattaaaaaatttaaaaagtgtaaaatcAGGGCTGTCTTTATGTGGGAGGACATCTTGTTGTTATGGTCCTTTCCAAAACTTCACTTTCTAAAATTGGCCATCTTGTTATAGGCTGATAGGGAAGGTCTCCAATAAGTCGAGTCCAGCTCCTCTCAACTCAATTGGAGAGTACAATTTCAACCCGAAAAAGTTCTTTTCCCGAGCCCACTtcaatgatcggaaccgttcattttgtttaactCGTTGACTGCATCACGCATGCGGAATATCAAGTTGATCCGATATGATTTTCTTACACATTTatgttgcaaaaaaataagattgcaACACCCGATCAAAATccatttcaaacatttttctcGTAacataaatgtgttttgaaataATATTGAACGATAcgcgatcaacttgattttagCCATGCTCAATGCTCTTCACGAGTTCAAAAAACGAACGGTGCTGATCACCAGAATAGGCTCAGAATCGTgatctaaaaaaataaacggtGCCGATCACAAATCAAAGTGGGCTCGAAAAAAACCCTTTTTCTGGGCCGAAATTATACTCTCCAATCCATTTGAAAGGACCGTAGAGGAGCTGAAATATGGGAAGGGAGAATCTACCCAAATGGGGTTAAAGATTCTGATTCACAAACTCTTTCCTTTCTCCTCACTTCATTCCTTATCGTTTTAGTTTGATCAATGGACACCTAAAAAAGACTTTCCAAATGACAATTTTCAATGGGTCATTCAAAAATTCATTGCTTCCAACTCCCTACCTGATGCCGCATCTCCTCTTCCATGCAAACACATCACAGAAAGTGTTTGAAAATCCCACACGACTTTTAGCCTTTCCACTGGTTCACGAACTGTACCCAGAAAGGAATTCCTTTTCCAAGGATACCTTGCATGTGTGGAAAATCCCCACAGAAGCCACACGCCACatgcctgtttttttttctaaggtTTTGGAATGGAGAATAGTACCGGTATGCAGCAAAGAATAACTGGCTCTGAAGCAATGGATACGTCTTATACTCGTTCAACAACAGGGTCTTGGTAATTTTTGGCAGAGGAAATAGCTAGTGTGGAGATCATGTGCTCTACGACCAATATGATGCCCCGTTCGGCTTCGTCTAATCTCCCCTACTCGATCttgattttggtgttttttcttttgaccTTTTCGTTTGTCACATCGCTAGTCGATTTTACGCTCGGTCCCGAGAGGTCTTGGATCTCATTCCACTCTCCACCATGGGCGAGGAGAGTCGGTTTTTCGCGGCCTTTCTCTAGAGACGGAAACGAAGAACTCGAAAGGCCTTCTAGAGTTATTGGAATAGCAGAACCTCCGTTGGCTCCTTCTAGAGTTATTGGAATAGCAGAACCTCCGTCTATTGGAATAGCAGAACCTCCGTTGGCTCCTTCTAGAGTTATTGGAATAGCAGAACCTCCGTTGGCTCCTTCCATATTGAATATTACTAACAAATTTGTAAGTAGTTTCCTATGCATTTTCTCTAATAATTTCATCACAATTTGAAACTCCACCTTgtaataaatttatactctCTAAATTCTGATCATAGGAAGAGCAGAATTCTAGTACTGAAAGCCCTGCCACGGACACAGCAGGGGTAATCAAGACATACACTAAATTAGAGAGGCTAGAAGCAGCTTTAGCGAAAGCCCGGTCTTCGATTCGCGAAGCTTCTAAAAACAACAACACGACCTCAATCCAAGAAGATCTCGACTACGTCCCTCGAGGCCCTATATACAGAAACGCCAACGTGTTTCATCGGTACAAAGTCTCAATTCAACGACTTCCTCATGATAACAAAATTTGACTAAATTCGTACGTGTGCTTATTGTTACGATTGTTGTAGGAGCTATCTCGAGATGGAGAAACTGTTCAAGATATACGTGTACGAAGAAGGAGAGCTCCCGATGTTCCACACCGGTCCCTGCCGGAGTATATACTCGAGCGAGGGAAGGTTCATCATGGAGATGGAGAAGGGGAATTTTTATCGGACAAGAGACCCGGATGAAGCTCTGGTGTATTTCCTTCCGTTTAGCGTGGTCATGATGGTTCAGTACCTGTACGTGCCCGGTGCCCATGAGTACCATGCCATAGGGCATACCGTCGCGGACTATGTAGACGTGGTTTCTCAACGGCATCCGTTCTGGAACCGAAGCCTCGGCGCTGATCATTTCATGCTCTCGTGCCATGATTGGGTAAGTACATAAATAGGTGCAAAAAGCTTGAATTGAAAATGTTAGAAAGATTtcggataaaaagaaaaagaaaagaaaagtgtaaGAAAAGGATAGAACTTTTAGGATGCGTTTGGAGATTAAATTTTGTAACGGCTCCCAGATGAAAAGGTAAAGTGAATCGAAGAGACCACAAATCCTTTTGTTTTTCCCTCCGGAATTTGGAGTAAATCCAAGATCAGAATACGATCTTCAGAACACCAAAAATGTGACTATTGAAATAAAAGTTGACTTCTTGACTTTTCTTTGTTGATTTCTTACCATCCATCGACTATGTAATTTGACAGTAATATTTTTGCAAAGGATTGAATTGACATAGgttgagtacttttttttttctcaatattatactccctccgtcccataatgtttgacactttcactattccagccttgtgaaaaaattaacaatatattttaatccataatattttttataagcaatatggatcttgtttgatagagtttaatttgttctattatacaaagttcaaaaaactgcctaaaacattatggattaaaagatatatgcaatttaaaaatggcacgcattcttgaaaatgtcaaacattatggaacggatggagtatataTCAGTGAGGGTTAGCGGAGTATTAGTACATTAGTCTATAAAGAATTTCAGAGACTATTTATAGCCCTGAATCTCAAAGGCTCATGACGGGGCTTGAACCTGACCTCCCGCATGAGGAGGACCAAGTGATGCCAACTGGGCTAAATAGACTCAAATAAATTTTTGAGGACTAAATTGAAACTTGAGTAATTTCTTGAGGACTAAATCGACTCAAttaaaaatttgaggatgaaattGAAACCTACCTATAACTATAGGACTAAAGTGATAGATAAGCCATTAAAGGATCCAATGGGTTGGTGTTTAAGAAACTCTTTCTTGGATTTTCGATATAATATTTGAGACTTAATTACAATTTGTTTCGACCAGAAGGGTGTCTGGGTGTGAAACAATAAAAATTTAgaccaaaactaaaaaaaatatggaaaaaaaaagccAGTAAAAGTAAAActaccttgttttttttttttttttctttatctttacTGAATTGTTTTTAGCTTTTGGTTATACAgtagttttttcatctttagatATGGATTTCTCTTGTCACGCAAATGATTACTAATGCAAGATTTTTTTGACACGAATCTAAttgaaattctaaaaaacaaataaaaaagacaGTTGGCTTTATTTAAATCGAACTCAACCTTTATTTGAGTATATTTAACTTTGGTAGGCTTCTCGAATTGTTGACTTGAACAATGTTTTTGTGGCCTAAAGTTTTGGAACTTTCCCTCACTTCCATTTTCTTGAAAGCAATGCTACAGACACAGATGAATGTGCACAGATTCGGACGCATGTATACTCAATCGTCTAATGCACATGCCCCACATAATGCAAGAAACCTAGACAACGGATGATTATAGAGACATCTGTAACTGAATCTGTGCACATCTATTTGTGTCTATagcatttcaattttttgattttctccatgactagagtttttttttttttgaacatggtACATCTTCTGAAATTGCCTTGTTCGTGTTTTGTTAGGGGCCACACACAACTTCTTATGTGCCAAATCTATTCAAAAACTCCATCAGAGTCTTATGCAACGCCAACACTTCCGAAGGTTTCAACCCTTCCAAGGACGCTTCCCTGCCGGAAATCAACCTCAAGTCCGGCGAAATCAAGGGCCTAATCGGCGGGCCCTCCCCTTCGAAACGGCCCATTCTTGCCTTTTTCGCAGGCCGGTTGCACGGCCATATAAGGTACCTCCTTTTACAACAGTGGAAGGAAAAAGACCAGGATGTACAAGTCTATGACAGCCTTCCGAAGGGCGTTCGCTACGAATCGATGCTGAAAAAGAGCCGGTTCTGCTTGTGCCCGAGCGGGTACGAAGTTGCCAGCCCGAGGCTAGTCGAGGCAATCTACGCGGAGTGCGTGCCCGTGCTGATTTCGGACGGGTATGTCCCCCCGTTGAGCGATGTCTTGAATTGGAAGGCGTTTTCGGTGAGCGTGGAGGTCAAGGACATACCGAATTTGAAGACGATATTGATGGGGATATCCCAGGGTCAGTACCTGAGATTGCACAGGAGGGTGAAGCAGGTGCAGAGGCATTTTGTGATCAATGGGACTCCGAAGAGGTTCGATATCTTTCACATGATTGTTCACTCCATTTGGCTACGGCGATTGAATGTTCTGGTACAGGATTGATCATCACATAATTGGAATCCAAATCAGATCGAGTTTTCAAAGCATTGCTAGTCATCGGTTCGCGTGGAATTTAAAAGATGTGAAGATTCTCGCGCAATCGAACAATAAAGAATCTTCTGAAATACTGTTACATACAAAAAGTTGAGTAGAGAGGATTTTTAGGAGATTTTTTAGAAGGTGGTTGTGGTTGGAGcaaatcattttttgaatggAGAGACGATTATGGGTTTTGGGGTTTCAATGATTTTTGACATTATTCATTGTTTAATTAGTCCTCCTCTGTGCTAAAAGCAAATAAAGTATTCCTTTATAGCTTTCCAAATGTATATTCTTCTCATTTTCTAAGCTCAATCAAGCAAAAGCAAAACCTTTATATCTTCTCTTCCAAAAACTACTTTCCCATTATCACATTATTTCTGTTCACCGTGTCTGCAATAAACCTAAAAAGAAAGCGAAATTTCTCCTcggtaaaaagaagaagaagaagaagaccacTTCAACAAAGATACAAATAAAATGAGAATCGTTTGAAGCATTTGGCCTAGCTGAAGAGATCCAAGTTTGGCAAAACAAcaacataaaaaacaaaacacaaaatttgaagttaaaatttctctctttttctttcaaaatgatgagatttggtgagaaagtactcttttttcttatctcaccctttctcaccatccaaaggtaaagttttaagccaaaaaaattcCACC
The sequence above is drawn from the Rhododendron vialii isolate Sample 1 chromosome 6a, ASM3025357v1 genome and encodes:
- the LOC131329048 gene encoding probable glycosyltransferase At5g03795 isoform X2 — protein: MCSTTNMMPRSASSNLPYSILILVFFLLTFSFVTSLVDFTLGPERSWISFHSPPWARRVGFSRPFSRDGNEELERPSRVIGIAEPPLAPSRVIGIAEPPSIGIAEPPLAPSRVIGIAEPPLAPSILNITNKFQNSSTESPATDTAGVIKTYTKLERLEAALAKARSSIREASKNNNTTSIQEDLDYVPRGPIYRNANVFHRSYLEMEKLFKIYVYEEGELPMFHTGPCRSIYSSEGRFIMEMEKGNFYRTRDPDEALVYFLPFSVVMMVQYLYVPGAHEYHAIGHTVADYVDVVSQRHPFWNRSLGADHFMLSCHDWGPHTTSYVPNLFKNSIRVLCNANTSEGFNPSKDASLPEINLKSGEIKGLIGGPSPSKRPILAFFAGRLHGHIRYLLLQQWKEKDQDVQVYDSLPKGVRYESMLKKSRFCLCPSGYEVASPRLVEAIYAECVPVLISDGYVPPLSDVLNWKAFSVSVEVKDIPNLKTILMGISQGQYLRLHRRVKQVQRHFVINGTPKRFDIFHMIVHSIWLRRLNVLVQD
- the LOC131329048 gene encoding probable glycosyltransferase At5g03795 isoform X1 produces the protein MCSTTNMMPRSASSNLPYSILILVFFLLTFSFVTSLVDFTLGPERSWISFHSPPWARRVGFSRPFSRDGNEELERPSRVIGIAEPPLAPSRVIGIAEPPSIGIAEPPLAPSRVIGIAEPPLAPSILNITNKFEEQNSSTESPATDTAGVIKTYTKLERLEAALAKARSSIREASKNNNTTSIQEDLDYVPRGPIYRNANVFHRSYLEMEKLFKIYVYEEGELPMFHTGPCRSIYSSEGRFIMEMEKGNFYRTRDPDEALVYFLPFSVVMMVQYLYVPGAHEYHAIGHTVADYVDVVSQRHPFWNRSLGADHFMLSCHDWGPHTTSYVPNLFKNSIRVLCNANTSEGFNPSKDASLPEINLKSGEIKGLIGGPSPSKRPILAFFAGRLHGHIRYLLLQQWKEKDQDVQVYDSLPKGVRYESMLKKSRFCLCPSGYEVASPRLVEAIYAECVPVLISDGYVPPLSDVLNWKAFSVSVEVKDIPNLKTILMGISQGQYLRLHRRVKQVQRHFVINGTPKRFDIFHMIVHSIWLRRLNVLVQD